A stretch of Bradyrhizobium sp. CCBAU 53338 DNA encodes these proteins:
- a CDS encoding maltotransferase domain-containing protein translates to MNKTIQTVESAAAGSAFLIEDVYPLIDGGRFAVKRIAGDRVEVWADIYRDGDASISAALVWRGEQDREWRREPMTHHADDRWSGAFVPTEPGQYVYAIEAWTDEFATWRHGVERKQLSGGDITLDAIEGAGLLTKAHGAGQDAADVIVRQCEDYLGSGDVTPLLANELSEAMAESQARPDLTRSPNFPLVIDRDKARFGAWYQMMPRSQSAVAGQHGTLRDCIARVPDIAAMGFDVLYFTPIHPIGRTRRKGRNNAPVATEGEPGSPYAIGSAEGGHDALHPELGTIEDFRALVATCLEYGLEIALDFAVQCSPDHAWLTQHPEWFKWRPDRSVRVADGPYSDIVIPDFASVDRIGLWNAFRDAMLFWIDHGVTIFAIDNHDTAPLPFWEWLIRDIRARQPEVILFSKTFARPKLMKGLAKLGFAQSFSYFPWRTGKWELEQYLGELSRYPERDFYRPNLFVNTPDLLPYHLQSGEAWMFKSRVALAAMLSGNYGLYSGFELLEHEAIPGHEEYRDSEKYEIRQRDWDKPGNIKPWITALNRIRNDNSALQQTTNLRFLGIEDGETIAFVKEAAEPANMVVAAIALSRHVREFWLPLGDLTIDVGGERRPVTTIENLMTGEQSRIEWGGIRLRIDPDRDPALLFRCLA, encoded by the coding sequence GTGAACAAGACAATTCAAACTGTCGAGAGTGCCGCTGCCGGCAGCGCTTTCCTGATCGAAGACGTCTATCCCTTGATCGATGGCGGCCGCTTTGCCGTGAAGCGGATCGCGGGCGATCGGGTCGAGGTGTGGGCCGACATCTACCGCGACGGCGATGCCAGCATCAGCGCCGCGCTGGTCTGGCGTGGTGAGCAGGATCGGGAATGGCGGCGCGAGCCGATGACCCATCATGCCGATGATCGCTGGTCCGGCGCGTTCGTGCCGACCGAGCCGGGCCAATATGTCTATGCGATCGAAGCCTGGACCGACGAATTCGCCACCTGGCGTCACGGGGTCGAACGCAAGCAACTGTCCGGCGGCGACATCACGCTCGATGCCATCGAGGGCGCGGGCCTCTTGACCAAGGCGCATGGCGCGGGACAGGACGCCGCTGATGTCATCGTCAGACAGTGCGAAGACTATCTCGGCAGCGGCGATGTCACGCCGCTGCTGGCGAATGAGCTGAGCGAGGCCATGGCCGAGAGCCAGGCGCGGCCCGACCTGACCCGCTCGCCGAACTTCCCGCTCGTCATCGACCGCGACAAAGCGCGCTTCGGCGCCTGGTATCAGATGATGCCGCGCAGCCAGAGCGCGGTTGCCGGCCAGCACGGCACGCTGCGCGACTGTATCGCGCGCGTGCCCGATATCGCCGCGATGGGTTTTGACGTGCTCTATTTCACGCCGATCCATCCGATCGGCCGCACAAGGCGCAAGGGCCGCAACAATGCGCCCGTCGCAACCGAGGGTGAGCCCGGCTCGCCCTACGCGATCGGCTCGGCGGAGGGCGGGCACGATGCGCTGCATCCCGAGCTCGGCACCATCGAGGATTTCCGCGCGCTGGTCGCGACCTGCCTCGAATACGGCCTCGAGATCGCGCTCGACTTCGCGGTGCAATGCTCGCCGGATCATGCCTGGCTGACGCAGCACCCGGAATGGTTCAAATGGCGGCCTGACCGTTCGGTACGGGTGGCGGATGGTCCCTATTCGGACATCGTCATCCCCGATTTTGCCTCCGTCGACCGGATCGGGCTGTGGAATGCGTTCCGCGACGCCATGCTGTTCTGGATCGACCACGGCGTCACCATCTTCGCGATCGACAATCACGACACTGCGCCGCTGCCGTTCTGGGAGTGGCTGATCCGCGACATCCGCGCGCGGCAGCCCGAGGTGATCCTGTTCTCCAAGACCTTTGCGCGGCCGAAGCTGATGAAGGGCCTTGCCAAGCTCGGCTTCGCCCAGTCTTTCAGCTATTTCCCATGGCGCACCGGGAAGTGGGAGCTGGAGCAATATCTCGGCGAGCTCTCGCGGTATCCCGAGCGGGACTTCTATCGGCCGAACCTGTTCGTCAATACGCCTGACCTGCTGCCCTATCATCTCCAGAGCGGCGAAGCCTGGATGTTCAAGTCGCGCGTCGCGCTGGCCGCGATGCTGTCGGGCAATTACGGCCTCTATAGCGGCTTCGAACTGCTCGAGCACGAGGCGATTCCCGGCCACGAAGAATATCGGGATTCCGAGAAGTACGAGATCCGCCAGCGCGACTGGGACAAGCCCGGCAATATCAAGCCCTGGATCACCGCGCTCAACCGCATCCGCAACGACAATTCCGCGCTCCAGCAGACCACGAACCTGCGCTTCCTCGGCATCGAAGACGGCGAGACGATTGCTTTCGTCAAGGAAGCAGCCGAGCCGGCCAACATGGTCGTCGCGGCCATCGCCCTCTCGCGCCATGTACGCGAATTCTGGTTGCCCCTCGGCGACCTCACCATCGACGTCGGCGGCGAACGCCGCCCCGTCACGACAATCGAAAATCTCATGACAGGCGAACAGTCCCGCATCGAATGGGGCGGGATCAGGTTGCGTATCGATCCCGACCGCGATCCGGCCCTGCTCTTCCGCTGCCTGGCGTAA
- the glgX gene encoding glycogen debranching protein GlgX produces the protein MRLTAGTSARLGASWDGRGTNFALFSAHAQKVELCLFDTQGRRELERIELPERTEDVWHGYLNDVSPGQLYGYRVHGPYEPEHGHRFNANKLLLDPYAKRLAGRLVWSDAHFAYRTGSAREDLSFDRRDNARGMPKAVVVDETFNWGRREIRPNIPWEDTIIYEAHVKGLTQKRNDVPPNLRGTYGGLSSPAMIEHLKKVGVTTVELLPIHSFVDDRVLVEKKLANYWGYNSLSFFAPEQRYAQDNALDSFRTTVARLHDAGIEVMLDVVYNHTAEGNHLGPTLCYRGIDNASYYWLNRENPRYYDDFTGCGSSVNLTHPRVLQMVMDSLRYWVEVCHVDGFRFDLATTLARGPNGFDRGISFLTAIRQDPVLATVKLVAEPWDLGLGGYQVGAFPSQWSEWNDRYRSAMRRYWSGEGSLIGDISSRMTASSDLFNHDGRRPRASINHITVHDGFTLADLFSYNEKHNEANGEDNRDGSNDNHSNNCGVEGPTDDPNILALRRQLRKNVLACLMLAQGIPLILAGDEVGNTQSGNNNAYCQDNEVGWVGWENLGKEGDDMVDFVSGLADIRRRFSQLRSHRWLDGRPKDGISYGALWLTPEGNEMTESDWTFPDGRFLSYVMGPMEPGSAAIFIVLNAAPEEIAFKLPKMPEYKSWQQILNTTDAKLNSIDFLPGSDSKAPPRSVLAFAGAL, from the coding sequence ATGCGCCTGACTGCTGGAACGTCTGCGCGCCTCGGTGCAAGCTGGGACGGACGCGGCACCAATTTCGCGCTGTTCTCGGCCCATGCGCAGAAGGTCGAGCTGTGCCTGTTCGACACGCAAGGGCGCCGCGAGCTCGAGCGCATCGAGCTGCCTGAAAGAACCGAGGACGTCTGGCACGGCTATCTCAACGACGTCTCGCCGGGCCAGCTCTACGGCTATCGCGTGCACGGTCCCTACGAGCCCGAGCACGGCCACCGCTTCAACGCCAACAAGCTGCTGCTCGACCCCTATGCCAAGCGGCTCGCCGGACGGCTGGTCTGGAGTGATGCGCATTTCGCCTACCGCACCGGCTCGGCGCGCGAGGATCTATCTTTCGACCGGCGCGACAATGCGCGCGGCATGCCCAAGGCCGTCGTGGTCGACGAGACCTTCAACTGGGGCCGCCGCGAGATAAGGCCCAACATTCCCTGGGAAGACACCATCATCTACGAGGCTCATGTCAAGGGCCTGACGCAGAAGCGCAACGACGTGCCGCCGAATCTGCGCGGCACCTATGGCGGGCTGTCGTCGCCGGCGATGATCGAGCATCTGAAGAAAGTCGGCGTCACGACCGTCGAGCTCTTGCCCATTCACAGCTTCGTCGACGACCGCGTGCTGGTGGAGAAGAAGCTCGCCAATTACTGGGGCTACAATTCACTGTCCTTCTTCGCGCCGGAGCAGCGCTACGCCCAGGACAATGCACTCGATTCCTTCCGCACTACCGTGGCGCGCCTGCACGATGCCGGCATCGAGGTGATGCTCGACGTCGTCTACAACCACACCGCCGAGGGCAATCATCTCGGCCCGACGCTGTGCTATCGCGGCATCGACAATGCCTCCTATTACTGGCTGAACCGTGAGAACCCGCGCTATTACGACGACTTCACCGGCTGCGGCTCGTCGGTGAACCTGACGCATCCGCGCGTGCTGCAAATGGTGATGGATTCGCTCCGCTATTGGGTCGAGGTCTGCCACGTCGACGGCTTTCGCTTCGACCTCGCCACCACGCTGGCACGCGGGCCGAACGGCTTCGATCGCGGCATCTCGTTCCTCACCGCGATCCGACAGGATCCGGTGCTCGCGACGGTCAAGCTCGTCGCCGAGCCCTGGGACCTCGGCCTCGGCGGCTACCAGGTCGGCGCATTTCCTTCGCAATGGTCGGAGTGGAACGATCGCTATCGCAGCGCCATGCGCCGCTACTGGAGCGGCGAAGGCAGCCTGATCGGCGACATCTCCAGCCGCATGACGGCGTCCTCGGACCTGTTCAACCACGACGGACGGCGGCCGCGCGCCAGCATCAACCACATCACCGTGCACGACGGCTTCACGCTCGCCGACCTCTTCAGCTACAACGAAAAGCACAACGAGGCCAATGGCGAGGACAATCGCGACGGCTCCAACGACAACCACAGCAACAATTGCGGTGTCGAGGGCCCGACCGACGATCCCAACATCCTCGCGCTGCGGCGGCAGCTGCGCAAGAACGTGCTGGCCTGCCTGATGCTGGCGCAGGGCATTCCGCTGATCCTCGCCGGCGACGAGGTCGGCAACACGCAGTCCGGCAACAACAATGCCTATTGCCAGGACAATGAGGTCGGCTGGGTCGGCTGGGAGAATCTCGGCAAGGAGGGCGACGACATGGTCGACTTCGTCTCGGGTCTCGCCGACATCCGCCGCCGCTTCTCGCAGCTGCGCAGCCATCGATGGCTCGACGGCCGGCCCAAGGACGGCATCTCCTACGGGGCCCTATGGCTGACGCCCGAGGGCAACGAGATGACGGAAAGCGACTGGACATTCCCGGACGGGCGGTTCCTCTCATATGTGATGGGGCCGATGGAACCGGGCAGCGCGGCGATCTTTATCGTATTGAACGCCGCGCCCGAAGAGATCGCATTCAAATTGCCCAAAATGCCCGAATACAAGAGCTGGCAGCAGATCCTGAACACGACGGATGCCAAGCTGAACAGCATTGATTTCCTGCCCGGAAGCGACAGCAAGGCGCCGCCGCGCTCGGTGCTCGCCTTCGCGGGGGCGTTATGA
- the glgB gene encoding 1,4-alpha-glucan branching protein GlgB: MPKLPAEAYAIIEGRHSDPFHYLGLHPEGGRSVVRAFLPEASNVEAVGDHGEVATLDRVHASGLFIGALPNGSKHYQLRAKFGDNVVEFEDAYRFPPILSDFDLYLLGEGTHQRLYDKLGAHPMRLEGVDGIGFVVLAPNARRVSVVGDFNFWDGRRHPMRVRGAGYWELFIPNAKAGDHYKFEIVGPHGHLLPLKSDPMAFAGEVRPKTASIVFDEAHLPRPRPAPDGINALSVPMSIYEVHLGSWRRKDGNEWLTYRELAEQLPAYARDMGFTHLEFLPVSEHPFDGSWGYQPTGLYAPTSRFGSPEDFAALIDACHREGIGVLLDWVPGHFPDDPHGLGSFDGTALYEHANPLQGRHLDWGTLIYNYGRTEVTNFLVSNALFWLERYAIDGLRVDAVASMLYLDYSRPPGAWIPNQYGGRENIEAINFLRRFNTELFSRFPQATTAAEESTAWPQVSRPVEFGGLGFGYKWNMGWMHDTLNYISKDPIHRKYHHGDILFGLHYAFSENFILPLSHDEVVHGKRSIFGRMPGDEWQRFANLRAYYSFMFGHPGKKLLFMGGEIAQSREWNHDQSLDWHLLEYKYHQGVQALVRDLNRLYRAVPALHQMDCDQAGFEWLITDDANRNVFAWLRKGFDEHARCLVAVNFSPNVYRNYRIPVPFAGKWKEVFNSDSAHYGGTNVGNIGEVQTVAGKAPELRLTIPPLAAIFLVPES; this comes from the coding sequence ATGCCTAAACTGCCTGCCGAAGCCTACGCCATCATCGAGGGCCGCCACTCCGACCCCTTCCACTATCTCGGGCTGCATCCCGAGGGCGGCAGGAGCGTGGTGCGCGCCTTCCTGCCGGAGGCCTCCAATGTCGAGGCCGTCGGCGACCATGGCGAGGTGGCGACACTCGACCGCGTCCACGCATCAGGCCTGTTCATCGGCGCTCTACCGAACGGCTCGAAACACTATCAGCTCCGCGCCAAGTTCGGCGACAACGTCGTCGAGTTCGAGGACGCCTACCGCTTCCCGCCGATCCTGTCCGATTTCGATCTCTATCTGCTCGGCGAGGGCACCCATCAGCGCCTCTACGACAAGCTCGGCGCGCATCCGATGCGGCTGGAGGGGGTCGACGGCATCGGCTTCGTGGTGCTGGCGCCGAATGCGCGGCGCGTGTCCGTGGTGGGCGATTTCAATTTCTGGGACGGAAGGCGTCACCCGATGCGGGTGCGCGGCGCCGGCTATTGGGAATTGTTCATCCCGAACGCCAAGGCCGGGGATCACTACAAGTTCGAGATCGTCGGGCCACACGGCCATCTGCTGCCACTGAAGTCCGATCCGATGGCGTTTGCCGGCGAAGTGCGGCCGAAGACGGCGTCGATCGTGTTCGACGAGGCTCACTTGCCGCGGCCGCGGCCGGCGCCTGACGGCATCAACGCGTTATCGGTGCCGATGTCGATCTACGAGGTTCATCTCGGCTCGTGGCGGCGCAAGGACGGCAATGAATGGCTGACCTATCGCGAGCTCGCCGAGCAACTGCCGGCCTACGCCCGCGACATGGGGTTTACCCATCTCGAATTCCTGCCAGTCAGCGAGCATCCGTTCGACGGCTCCTGGGGTTATCAGCCGACCGGCCTCTATGCGCCGACCAGCCGTTTCGGCTCGCCGGAGGATTTTGCCGCATTGATCGACGCCTGCCATCGCGAGGGCATCGGCGTGCTGCTCGACTGGGTGCCCGGCCATTTCCCTGATGATCCGCATGGGCTCGGCAGCTTCGACGGCACGGCGCTGTACGAGCACGCCAATCCGCTCCAGGGCCGCCACCTCGACTGGGGTACGTTGATCTACAATTACGGCCGCACCGAAGTGACGAACTTCCTGGTGTCGAACGCGCTGTTCTGGCTGGAGCGCTATGCGATCGACGGCCTGCGCGTCGATGCCGTGGCGTCCATGTTGTATCTCGACTACAGCCGCCCGCCCGGCGCATGGATTCCGAACCAATATGGCGGCCGCGAGAACATCGAGGCGATCAACTTCCTGCGCCGCTTCAACACCGAGCTGTTCTCGCGCTTCCCGCAGGCGACCACGGCGGCTGAGGAATCCACCGCGTGGCCGCAGGTGTCGCGCCCGGTCGAATTCGGCGGGCTCGGCTTCGGCTACAAGTGGAACATGGGCTGGATGCACGACACGCTGAACTACATCAGCAAGGATCCGATCCACCGCAAATATCATCACGGCGACATCCTGTTCGGCCTGCACTACGCCTTCTCTGAAAATTTCATCCTGCCGCTGTCACACGACGAGGTGGTGCACGGCAAGCGCTCGATCTTCGGCCGCATGCCCGGCGACGAATGGCAACGCTTTGCGAATCTGCGCGCCTATTACAGCTTCATGTTCGGCCATCCCGGCAAGAAGCTGCTGTTCATGGGCGGCGAGATCGCGCAGAGCCGCGAATGGAATCACGATCAGTCGCTCGACTGGCATCTGCTCGAATACAAATATCATCAAGGTGTCCAGGCGCTGGTCCGCGACCTCAACCGGCTCTATCGCGCGGTGCCGGCGCTGCACCAGATGGATTGCGACCAGGCCGGCTTCGAATGGCTGATCACCGACGATGCCAACCGCAACGTGTTCGCATGGCTGCGCAAGGGTTTTGACGAGCACGCACGGTGTCTCGTGGCCGTCAACTTCTCGCCCAATGTCTATCGCAACTATCGCATCCCCGTGCCCTTTGCCGGCAAGTGGAAAGAAGTGTTCAATTCCGACTCCGCCCATTATGGCGGCACCAATGTCGGGAACATCGGCGAGGTACAGACGGTTGCCGGCAAGGCACCCGAGCTCCGCCTCACCATTCCGCCGCTCGCCGCGATCTTCCTCGTTCCGGAAAGCTGA
- the treS gene encoding maltose alpha-D-glucosyltransferase, translated as MNVLSSVDTKKAEAAEIVDELWYKDAIIYQLHVKAFADSNNDGIGDFAGLTEKLPYLQDLGVTALWLLPFYPSPGRDDGYDIGDYGAVNPDFGTMKDFKRFIQEAQKRGLRVITELVVNHTSDQHKWFKRARRSPAGSSARNWYVWSDTDQKYQGTRIIFTDTEKSNWTWDPEAGAFYWHRFFSHQPDLNFDNPRVVSAIIQVMKRWLDAGVDGFRLDAIPYLCEREGTSNENLPETHAIIKRLRLELDAYSKGKLLLAEANQWPEDVQEYFGRGDECHMAYHFPLMPRIYMAIAQEDRFPITDILRQTPDIPASCQWALFLRNHDELTLEMVTDVERDYLWTTYANDPRARINVGIRRRLAPLMDNDRRKIELMNSLLLSFPGTPIIYYGDEIGMGDNIYLGDRNGVRTPMQWSPDRNGGFSRADPARLYAPPIMDPVYGYDSVNVEAQSRSLSSLLSATKRLISVRKSTLAFGRGTMTFIRPANRAVLAYVRQYRDEVILCVANLSRAAQATELDLSPWKDRIPQEMLGRTRFPAIGELPYMITLGPYGFYWFQLQERDKSEPVVPRAVPEFETLVVPVNSNWVSLARERSVFERDVLPGFLSRTRWYPEHNPKHIKAMLTSAVPFSDIGDNRPWIAFFETTQDEVTTRYVLPMQIEWVRFDRERFNPRALAAVRQGAREGTLLDVATDQIFIGLFLRGLSQNLVVDENNLRLEFKATSRFAEYTIKEPARIRTVEQSNSTALVDNQYVAKIHRQLESGINPEIEIGCYLTEIARFPNTPALLGSAELVEGDSRSTIGVLHAYVENQGDGWAVTTGYLDRYIDEQRLGPVGETPRETQEQAPYLHFITQIGRRLAELHMALAAAKSTDLAPEPIGKADVKRWTTDLKGRAERVFERLADIRDGLREADRPLIDRLVAVRATLPDHIDALLPSDIDGLNIRHHGDFRLGQTLIVKDDIFIIDFDGNPHLTLADKRRKLPAARDVAGLVRSIDLSVNAALNRALSGGSDEQGRITAALDEWREHATATFLAAYREAMTDPRLSPKEGHSAESILRFFLLDQAFDEVEYELSHRPEGLHVPLTGLLRILSSAESGAHA; from the coding sequence ATGAATGTTCTGTCTTCCGTCGACACCAAGAAAGCCGAGGCTGCCGAGATCGTGGATGAGCTCTGGTACAAGGACGCCATCATCTACCAGCTCCACGTCAAGGCGTTTGCCGACAGCAACAATGACGGCATCGGCGATTTCGCCGGGCTGACCGAGAAGCTGCCCTATCTGCAGGATCTCGGCGTCACGGCACTGTGGCTGCTGCCGTTCTACCCCTCGCCCGGCCGCGACGACGGCTACGACATCGGCGACTACGGCGCGGTCAATCCCGATTTCGGGACGATGAAGGACTTCAAGCGCTTCATCCAGGAAGCGCAGAAGCGCGGCCTGCGCGTCATCACCGAGCTCGTCGTCAACCACACTTCCGACCAGCACAAATGGTTCAAGCGCGCGCGCCGCAGCCCGGCCGGCTCGAGCGCGCGCAACTGGTACGTCTGGAGCGACACCGACCAGAAATACCAGGGCACGCGGATCATCTTCACCGACACCGAGAAGTCGAACTGGACCTGGGATCCCGAGGCCGGCGCGTTCTACTGGCACCGCTTCTTCTCGCACCAGCCCGACCTCAATTTCGACAACCCGCGCGTCGTCAGCGCCATCATCCAGGTGATGAAGCGCTGGCTCGACGCCGGCGTCGACGGTTTCCGGCTGGACGCCATTCCCTACCTCTGCGAGCGCGAGGGCACCTCGAACGAGAACCTCCCGGAGACGCATGCGATCATCAAGCGCCTGCGCCTGGAGCTCGATGCCTACTCCAAGGGCAAGCTGCTGCTGGCCGAGGCCAATCAATGGCCCGAGGACGTGCAGGAATATTTCGGCCGCGGCGACGAATGCCACATGGCCTACCACTTCCCGCTGATGCCGCGCATCTATATGGCGATCGCGCAGGAGGACCGCTTTCCGATCACCGACATCCTGCGCCAGACGCCTGATATCCCCGCGAGCTGCCAATGGGCGCTCTTCCTGCGCAACCATGACGAGCTGACGCTGGAGATGGTCACCGACGTCGAGCGCGATTACCTCTGGACCACCTACGCCAACGATCCGCGCGCCCGCATCAATGTCGGCATCCGCAGGCGCCTTGCGCCGCTGATGGACAACGACCGGCGCAAGATCGAGCTGATGAACTCGCTGCTGCTGTCCTTCCCCGGCACGCCGATCATCTATTACGGCGACGAGATCGGCATGGGCGACAACATCTATCTCGGCGATCGCAACGGCGTGCGCACGCCGATGCAGTGGAGCCCCGACCGCAATGGCGGCTTCTCCCGCGCCGATCCCGCCCGCCTCTACGCCCCGCCGATCATGGATCCCGTCTACGGCTACGATTCGGTCAACGTGGAGGCGCAGTCGCGCAGCCTTTCGTCGCTGCTCAGCGCCACCAAGCGGTTGATCTCGGTACGCAAGTCGACGCTGGCCTTCGGCCGCGGCACCATGACCTTCATCCGCCCGGCCAACCGCGCTGTGCTGGCCTATGTCCGGCAGTATCGCGACGAGGTGATCCTCTGCGTCGCCAATCTGTCGCGCGCCGCGCAGGCGACCGAGCTCGATCTGTCGCCGTGGAAAGACCGCATCCCGCAGGAAATGCTTGGCCGCACGCGCTTCCCGGCGATCGGCGAGCTGCCCTACATGATCACGCTGGGGCCCTACGGCTTCTACTGGTTCCAGCTCCAGGAGCGCGACAAGTCCGAGCCGGTGGTGCCGCGGGCGGTGCCGGAATTCGAAACGCTGGTGGTGCCGGTCAACTCGAACTGGGTGTCGCTCGCCCGCGAGCGCAGCGTGTTCGAGCGCGACGTACTGCCAGGCTTCCTGTCGCGGACACGCTGGTATCCCGAGCACAACCCCAAGCACATCAAAGCTATGCTGACGTCAGCGGTGCCGTTCAGTGACATCGGCGACAACAGGCCCTGGATCGCGTTCTTCGAGACGACGCAAGACGAGGTCACCACGCGCTACGTGCTGCCTATGCAGATCGAGTGGGTCCGCTTCGACCGCGAACGCTTCAACCCGAGGGCGCTCGCCGCCGTACGGCAGGGCGCGCGCGAAGGCACGCTGCTCGACGTCGCCACCGACCAGATCTTCATCGGGCTGTTCCTGCGCGGCCTATCGCAGAACCTCGTCGTGGACGAAAACAATCTACGGCTGGAGTTCAAGGCCACCAGCCGGTTCGCCGAGTACACCATCAAGGAGCCCGCACGCATCCGCACGGTCGAGCAGTCGAACAGCACGGCCCTGGTCGACAACCAATACGTCGCCAAGATCCATCGCCAGCTCGAAAGCGGCATCAATCCGGAGATCGAAATCGGCTGCTACCTCACCGAAATCGCTCGCTTCCCCAATACGCCGGCGCTGCTCGGCAGCGCCGAGCTGGTCGAAGGCGACAGCCGCAGCACGATCGGCGTTCTGCACGCCTATGTCGAGAACCAGGGCGACGGTTGGGCCGTCACCACCGGCTACCTCGACCGCTATATCGACGAGCAGCGGCTGGGGCCTGTGGGCGAGACGCCCCGCGAGACCCAGGAGCAGGCGCCCTATCTCCACTTCATCACGCAGATTGGCCGCCGGCTCGCCGAGCTGCACATGGCGCTCGCCGCCGCGAAATCCACCGACCTTGCCCCTGAACCGATCGGCAAGGCGGACGTCAAGCGCTGGACAACCGACCTCAAGGGGCGGGCCGAGCGCGTGTTCGAGCGGCTCGCCGACATCAGGGACGGCCTCCGCGAGGCTGACCGGCCGCTGATCGACCGGCTGGTTGCGGTGCGCGCGACCCTGCCGGACCACATCGACGCGCTCTTGCCATCCGACATCGACGGGTTGAACATCCGTCATCATGGCGACTTCCGCCTCGGGCAAACTCTGATCGTGAAGGACGACATCTTCATCATCGATTTCGACGGCAACCCGCACCTCACGCTGGCCGACAAGCGGCGCAAGCTGCCGGCCGCGCGCGACGTCGCTGGCCTGGTCCGGTCGATTGATCTTTCGGTTAACGCCGCGCTCAACCGGGCGCTCTCGGGCGGCAGTGACGAACAGGGCCGGATCACGGCCGCGCTCGACGAATGGCGCGAACACGCCACCGCGACCTTCCTGGCCGCCTATCGCGAGGCCATGACCGACCCGCGGCTCAGCCCGAAAGAGGGCCATTCCGCGGAAAGCATATTAAGGTTTTTCCTGCTTGATCAAGCGTTCGACGAGGTAGAGTACGAGCTGTCCCACCGGCCGGAGGGGCTCCATGTGCCACTGACCGGCCTGCTTCGCATTCTGTCCAGTGCCGAGAGCGGAGCCCATGCCTAA